In Arachis hypogaea cultivar Tifrunner chromosome 7, arahy.Tifrunner.gnm2.J5K5, whole genome shotgun sequence, the genomic window AGGATATCCTAGGTAGTTCTCTGGATTGCGTCCCGGGTCTACACGACGACAACGCCAAGACTTTGGCGTCCTTCCTTGTTGCCGACTTCGACTTGGGGACCATGTCTCGCCCCACTATCACATTGACAACTACTGTGGGGGTGTTATCAGCATTCTCCATCGGTGCTGGCCTCGGTTTCACGGCCTGGCTTTGGTTTTCCTCGGATCTTTAGTGTTCCCTTCTCCTCAGCTCCCTGATAAATTGGGAGAATTCGGAGAACTTACCTTCGCAAATAGCTTGCTCTAAGGCGTCCTTCAGATCGAAAAAACCCTGAGTCTTGTGGCCAAAACCCTTGTGGTAGTCATAATACAGGCTCTTGTTTTTGCCCGTCTTATCCTTTAGCTGGCGGGGTTTCGACAGAATCCCAATGTCCACTATCTACTGGTATATCTCCGTTATTGGGCTGTGAGGGGGTATAATTTGTAAATTTTCCCACCCGGGGAAACGGTTTGGGCTGTTTGTCGATGCTCCTTCCTTGGCGACCTCTCGTGGCTTATCCGAATAAATGGGTTGGCGCGGGAAGACGGGGGGAGGGGGAGGTTAGCCGGCTGCCGTTTATTGGCCGCGACCACCTGGCTAACCTCCTCGTCGTTGATGTATTATTTGGCCACGCTTTGAATTTCGTGCATCGTCCAGATGGTTGTTTGGTGGTGAGGTGCTTCCTAAAGTCCTCGTTTGATAGGCTGTTCGTTAAGCACAGGCTGGCCACTGAATCTGTCAAGCCATCTATTTTTAGGCACTCATCGTTGAACTTATCCAGGAACCTCCTGGTTAGTTCTCCAGGTTTCTGAGTGATCCCCAGCAAGTTGATGGGGAGCTTTGCTTTGGCTATGTGTGTGGTGAATTGGGCTAAGAAGCTGCACGATATGTCCATGAAAGCTGTAATGGACTCTTGCAGAAGCGTGTTGAACGCACCGACCCAATAAGTCTGTTGTACAACCAGGGCAACACATTGGCCTAATAATTTACAAAATATGAACAAAATACAAGCAAGACAAAGCAATAAAGGTGCAGCTACTAAGGGGCTCCCGCCTTCTTCAGGATGTCCACAATCTTGCCATCTTGGACCTTCTTAAAAGCCCCAACCAAAGAAGTGTCAATGTCGGGAGCAAGGACGGCGATTTGAACTTTGATCCTTTCCTCGGTAGCCCGGACAACTTTCTTCGCATCCCTCACAATTTCCTTGTTCCTTTTTTTCATGGCAACGACCTCCTGTTGGGTAGCCTGGGCCGACCTCTTGATCTCGCTCTGTTTCTTGCCCAATTCCTTCAGCTGGCGGGGTTTCGACAAAATCCCCTTGTTCGCTATCTGTTGGTATACCTCCATTATGGGGATGTGAGGGGGGTATAATTTGTAAATTTCCCCACCTGGGGGAAATGGTTTGGGTTGTTTTGTCGATGCTCCTTCCTTGGGGACCTCTCGCGGCTTATCTGAATAAATGGGTTGGGGGGTTAGCCGGCTGCCATTTATTGGCCGTGACTACCTGGCTAACCTCTTCGTTGTTGATGTATTCTTTGGTCAAGCTTTGAATTTTCTGAATCGTCCAGACGGGTTTGGTGGTGAGGTGCTTCCTAAAGTCCTCGTTTGACAGGCTGTTCGTCAAGCCATCTATTTTCAGGCACTCATCGTTGACCCTATCCAAGAACCTCCTGGTCGGTTCTCCGGGTTTCTGAGTGATCCCCAGCAAGTTGATGGGTTGCTTTGCTTTGGCTATGCGTGTGGTGAACCGAGCTAAGAAGCTACGCGATATGTCCACGAAGGTCGTAATGGACTCTTGCAGAAGTGCGTTGAACCATCGGATCGCCGACCTTGCCAACGTTACCGGGAATGCGCGGCATCTTACTACTTCATAtccgttggtttgtcgaagtgCTTGGGTAGGCAAATCTTGAGGATGGAGGGATATAAAGGGGTCGCACCCATGATGACGGGGTCCtattttttccttcctccatTTCCACGTATTTCCCCGTGGCCCTCGGTTCTTTCGGGTGTGCAGGAGCGGGCACGAGTGTTGGTCTCGACCCATCTGCCATCCTCTTCTCGACTCCTCTCGCCACCATCAGCCCTCCTGAGCGGGGATCGGGTGTGGGACATGCTGGGCCGAGTGTCCCTGCTACGGGAGGGACGATAACGGTCTCGTGCCGCTAGCTCGCGTTCGAGATTCTGCACCGTGCCTAAGCTCCTGCATGATTCTCACATGGTCGTCTCCTATCCCCCTGAAAGGGCGCCTTTCGAAAGATCAGGAGCGTTGTTTTTCTCTTTGTGTCACGGGTCTCGACTGCTCACGAGAAGTGCCCACAGAGCTCATCCTGCTCCTCAGGCGGGCTCCTCCTTCTTCGTAAAGCTCATTAGAGTGTGGGAACAACGGCGCCATTCAATCGACGTCCCCACAGACAGCGACAAAGTTCGTTAGACTGGGTCTAGAACGAGTCAGGTTCTGCGTGTGAGTGGAAGGTTGGGAGGACTCGCTGGGAGTGAGGTGCGACGGGGTTCTTTCGAGCTGACGATGTGGGAAGAGGGGGAGTGCCACCTACAAAAAGAActtcgacgctcaagtcagtgtcCGTACAAGGGGTGGCGATTAGGTATAGGGTAGGTGACGTACCTGGGGGAAGGGTAGGCCCCTCCCCTTATATAGTCTGTACTTAGGGCGGGTCCCACATGGACAGACCCTCTTTCCTAAAAACTTCCTACGCCAGCTGTCCAAGTTCACGGAAAAGGGGATGTGGTTCGGGTCACCTCCTGATTTGGACTCGGTAACCTGTCGGGTCAGGCGGTCATCCGGGCCCAGATCTTAGGTTTGATGGGCTGGGCCAGAACATAAATGTAAAATAGATACAttgaaaatttaaatcttttatattctaataaaaatcttttataaaaaataaataaatatttttaaaaaaattgagaaaatactCAATTTGGTCTTTGAAATTACACTCGAacttcaatttagtccctgaagtTTCAATTGCCTCAATTTAGTTCATAaacttttcaattgattttgtgacggAAACCACCGCAGGCACTTATATgattaaagtttaaaaaatttagggactaaattgaggcaattaaaacttcaaaaactaaattaagaCTTGAGTGTAATTTGAGAGACCAaactgaatattttttaaaaagaaattgttAATTTTCATCTCAACTAttgaaaataatgataataataataataataaggactAAAGAGTGTCAAATAGACCACATATAcactaaactaaataaaaatagaactcCTCAAATAATAGATTAATTTTGTCTATTATTAACCATTTTTGATGTATACATTAAAATTTTGATTctattatatgtatttttatgatcttaaaaatatttttttgtatacttTTGTCTATCTCATCGTAGAAGTATTAGAAGTGAAAAAGGGGTGATGGGTTGAGAAAGAAAGTTGGAGTTGTGATCCGATAGTTCATCCAAAATTGTAGGTGAAAGATGGTTGCTGATTCTGACACTTGTCATCACCCGACCCGAAACGGGTTGCATTTGGACCGCAATTTGCCCGAAATTTGGCGTTCATTTGCGTTTGTTTTGATCGTTTTTTTGGTTTTGTCCGTACTCTCTTTCCAAGTGCAGTGTCCACCATCACAGTCCGGTTTTTCTATAAATACTCCACGCTTTGTGCTTCATTCctcgctttctttttccttttcttctagTTTCAATTAGAGAGAGAGTGACTttcctagagagagagagagttaggtttttttgtttttcatcaatttttgttgtttgtttttgTGGTTTTGGTTTGTGTTTTCTATCCTTGTTTTGTAGGTACTGAGGAGGAAGAAAACTCGGAAGATTGATTTTGGTTGAACAGCGTGTGAGTTtatttttttgactttttttttctctcttttctttttttttcttttttattttttttggcttTTCTTTGTGTTTGGTTCACTTGTGATCCTAAATAGCATAAATTTATACTTGTAATGCTTATGTGTTTTTTGAATTTTGCCATGAATTGTTGTGGGAATTGTTATCCTGGGATTGTGGACAAAAACGGTAGTGTTGGTTAGGTTTTCACTAATGGATAATtactattttattgtttatttatttattattgcagTGGCTGTGTCAATTTTCATATCGTattgtttttgaaatttgaattctcCATGGTTTAGGTCTGATGGATGTGGCTATTTGTGTGACCCTATTTGTATGGTTTGTCAAAAGCTTGTTAATGTTTTGTATAGGTTGCATTCAATGATTAAAGTCGAATTTATTGAAGCAGTTTTTAATATTCCATGTGATATaacccttattttctttttcctgaaAGGGAATGAATAGTTACATAAGAGTGTGAAATTAGTTCATTGTTTGCGAGAAAGGTTAAGCAAAATTAGTTTGTGAATCAAGAAGAATGCAGTCGTTGTTATATTCTTTAAAGACAGGAAGGGCAGTTTATGTTGAGTTTGACTCCATTCTGTTTTGTTGTGGTGGGGCTGCAGACGATTTGGGAAAGGCCTTGAAGTTGGAGTGTATTAGATTGGAATCTTAGAAGTTGCTGTTTGGATTTTTGATCAAAAGAATGGAGGTATATGGCAAATCTATGGTTGCAGCTCCTGCAAATGTTATTTATCTGTCAAGTATTTTGGGCCAAGATGGTCCTGTTCCTGTTCACAAATGTGACTGGAAATGTCAAAATGAAAATGTTTGCGGGAACATGTACCGCTGCAAGCTAACAGGGCTGACTCACATCTGTGATAAAAACTGTAACCAGAGAATTCTGTATGATAATCATAGCTCTCTTTGCCTAGCAAGTGGCAAAATTTTCCCCCTttcgcaagaagaggaacaagctGTGAGAGGTGTTCGCAGAAAGCTTGATGCAGAGAATTCGCTCGCTGATAGCTGTGGTTGTAAGCGGAGGCGTGATGCACAATTCCACCCGTCTCCTTTCGAGAGATCCTTCTCTGCTGTCAGTCCTATCTGCAGCCAAGTTGGAGATGGCATGGATATGAGCTAGATATCTAttattcaactaagaagactctGTCATTTGACTCATTTTCTCTTATCCTTTTGAAATTgcttttttactttttctatcGATAACAGAACTTGATCGTATTTGGTGGACTTGATGTGTCCCCATGTGCTGTAGGAAGTACTTACTTATATTTCTAGCATTAATGTAATGCAGTATTTGAGGTAGTTTTGCTTGACTGTTGAATGGGGATTTGAGCAGTATCTATGCACTAGTTTATGGCACATGAATTGACTTTGGTTTCAGTTTTGGGTTAACCTTATTGAGAGTCAGACTTTGAAAACTGACAAAAGGATGTGTTCTGGCATTTTAGAATGCTTGAATTTGATTATTGACCCGAATGATGTATACTCGGGAAATGTATTCAAGTTTCTACTTTATCTGTATTCTCAAGGCAGCCATATTATGGTATTAGTGTACTCATTAATAATGCTACTGTGCTGAATTGTATTATTTAACTTCTAGGGTTATGATAGACACCGAGTTTTGTAAGTTCAGGTTCCCTCCAGTTCCTCATATGAACAAGGTTGTCGGTAGGTTATCTGGTGAAATCTGATATAGTTTTTCACatgtttatttgttttaattctcttttgattttcttttcagCTTGATGTCTGTGGTTAGATGTAACCCATGCAGGTTTTTGAAGCTTGTGCTGCAAAGGAACACTCGAAACATGCGTTGCATACTGACTACTAACTAAATTCTTTTGATATAGAATCCCTATACATTATAACCTGAAATGTTAAGGAATATCATTTTCTTGATGCAGGTACAGGGGCTTGCAAATTCTGCTTGAGTCTGTCTTGGAATATGGAGGAAGAGGACAGTTATGTGATGAGCTCAGGCAAATAATCATGATCTTGATATGCTAAGTGGAAACAAAAGGATTGAGTTGAGAGCAGTTATGATGTGGGTGAGTGATATTAAGTTATTAACAATTTAGAAAGCTGAAACTATAGGCATGATCAATCTTAATTTAATTGGAATTATCtgccattattagagatattGTAGTGTGTGTGTTATATCTTGTAAAGTAGTTACTAGTAGGTGGCATAACCATCTTAATGGTAAACTACTTCCCTTGTTTAATCATCCTTTCACTATTTTAATATGTTTTCTGATTCTCAGTATTCCTATCAGCTGTATCTTTATTCTCTGATAACCATGATTAACAAACATTAGGCATTTGACTTTCGTTTATATTATCtatttatcttcttttatttcctttttctttcttagatTGTGGCATTGAGCAAATAATTGGGACCTTAGCGGGAtacttatcatcatcatcatcatcgccaTTTATCTATCAAAAACTGATAATTAGACCTCTATATAGAAAGCAATACAGCTGGTTTCTTCTCAATATTTTCTGGTATGTTTTTTAAGCTGATGTAAATTTTTTTGGTACATAAGCAGGTGGATAATTTAATGTCTTCGAATTCAGAGGTTTTGTGATGTATGTCTTATTCTGGGTTATGGTATTCTTCAACCAATGAAATTTGGAGGATTATTATTCGAAGTGGTTTTTCTGTTCTGTGTCGGGAGAAATAGGCTTAAAAAATTTCTTGATAATGATGATTTTATAGAAATAGATGGATGATATTTTATAGTTTGCTTTAAATTATGAAgtattcttttaaaatttggcATATGTGATGTACCTAAATCATAATATTGTTGTTTCACACACAAATCACGTTAATATATTATCATGTAAAATTATGCTTAGGCAGATACATGAATCTACCTCTGACTTGACACACACTAACCTTTTCCACCGAAGTTTTGGCTTTTACGATGAGGGTTGTCTTGGTGGAGTCTGTTATACTTTATATAGCAGCTATAGTATTCAACAATTTTTGTCAACAGTAATTATCACTAGCATATATATACCTGAAGTGAGATCTTGGTCAATGTAAAACTATTCCTTTGCTTCGCATGAAAGGTCAATAGTTGTTACATGTCAATGTCCCGAAGTCATTGCTCTCCGAGGTCAAGGAGTGTGTTAGGTGTGCTACCGAAGAAACAATTAAATActctaaaatatatttatgtgaCGTGATTCAAAAGTGTATTCAATATATGATCTAAAAATATCAATAATGATTTCTTTTTCATTTATAGTTCTTAAATGAAATGAGATTTAGAGTAAACTACAAAAAATGTATGGTATTATTTTGtcatttaagaaaatattttcaaattttgttattaacaaaaatatttttaaataatttaataatctgTCAAAAACATCCAACTGTAATTAGAGACTTCTTCTGATAACGGAAAATCATTTTTCAATGTGATAATCTAATTTGTCATATAAGACGTTTACACTTTATAGAAGGTGTATTTTTGtcactttttttaaataatttggtggttttttataacaaaatttacaGATATTTTTGTtggcaaaaaaataatttaggaatatttttagtagtttacctgagattaaattaaaaaaattgaatatatcaCATTAAAGTATAAATATACTACCAACGCAAGTTGGCAGGTCTGTGGAGGATGGGAATAGAGCTTGCTTGGGAAGGTCGCTCACTTTGTGTGCCTTTATAGTATCCGAGAAATTAGTCATTGGGTTATCGGCTTGATAGATACCTGCTgcaaactaaacaaaaaaaattataaatatactaaTATTTTATGCTACGAAGGGAAAATATCACAGAAGTTTGCATCCGAGGTATTACCTAGTCAACATGCTTTCATGTATGAGGAATCCTATGTACATCCTTTTAGGATCATCCTATGTCAACATCCTAGAGCAAGATCAGAATCTGAGTCCTGACGCCGATTCTCCAATCATATGGGTTTCATaatataaattttctttttccattttttgtaCAATTCCCATGAAACTGCAAAGAATAGCTTCTAGATTAGGCCATCCACAATATTAAGAAATACTAAACCCATAAAGTACATCTTGCGGCTGAGAATTTCATCAAAGTAAAGTAACGTTTTGTTGGTTTTTGTAATGCATGAATCATAAGTCATACATAGCATATAATGAGGTTTGGCCATTCCTTGGCTTATCAATCTAATTTCTATCCGTTCTAATTTTCTACAAAGGGTACCATACAaattacaataattaaaaatgtCAATATGGAAATTCCCAACTTTCTTTCTTGTTATGTTTACGttcttctcttgttctttctctAGCATTTTCACAATAACCAACAACTGTCCCTATACTATATGGCCCGGTACCCTCTCCGGCGCAGGCTCGCCGTCACTTGCAACAACCGGATTCCGTCTAGACCCCGGCCTAAGTGTGAAACTCACAAGTGTTCCTGGGTGGTCCGGCCGGATATGGGCAAGGACTGGTTGCACTTTTGATGCAACCGGAACTGGCAAATGCCAAACCGGCGATTGCGGAGGAAGGCTTGAGTGTGATGGAAATGGTGCTGCTCCTCCTACCTCCTTGTTTGAGATAACGCTTGGTAAAGGCACTGATCAAGACTATTATGACGTGAGTATGGTAGATGGTTACAATTTACCATTGCTTGCTCAACCACGAGGTGTATATGGGGGTGCTGCTTGTAATGCCACAGGTTGTGTTACTGATATTAATAGAGGTAAGAATGTTAATTTAGAGTTCAAGAAATAATTTTACACCATGGTTCATTCGCATAAAAACACGTATATATTTATCTAAAAGGAGTCaagagaaataagaaaaataatcaTTTCTGAATTTTATCTTTCAACGATCAATGAAACAAATCTATCTTTGACCAACTATCCCTCCTCCCACAAAATAAATAGAGAAtttgatataaattaattaattcatatTTTATTACAATTGTTAAATTATAGTTAATTTAAATCTAAAATGACAGTTAATATGGAATAGAAGGATGAtataaattatcaaaaatatCATGTACATACTAAAATTCAACTAcattatatttgtgtataaatattaactaatttttaatgaatattttatacttcaatatatattttatatgaataactaATTTGTTGACTAAATTTTGATATACAGTTGATAACTTATATCATGCATTCAAGCTTCCTTAATCCTTAAGTACTACCCTATATTTCAAATATTAAGCAATCATGCTAAAAAAAAATTGACACCgttctttaattttaataattttgaattatcTAACCATGATCCCTTAATCTTAGCAAAGTTTTTCAAGTAATTTTAACTTTGAATCacattctaattaaaaaaaagggaCTAGTAGCTTTTATCTTTTTTGACACAAAATAAATGAAACTTATGTAGGTTGTCCAAAAGAACTTCAAGTGGTTGGTGGAGATGGATACCAAGATGAAGGTGGTGTAGTAGGCTGTAGGAGTGCTTGTGAGGCATTTGGGTCAGACCAATACTGCTGCAGTGGAGCATTTGCAAACCCAACAACATGCCAGCCCTCTTATTATTCCACCATTTTCAAGAGGGCTTGTCCAAGAGCCTATAGCTATGCATTTGATGATGGAACAAGCACCTTCACTTGCAAAGCTTATGAATATGACATTGTTTTTTGTCCTAGCAGCTATAGGTATGCACAAAAACACTTTTCTCTCCCTTCAATTCAATTCCTGATTAGTAGTCTTGTATGCTCTTAGCCACTTTAGAACGATGtttcataataaaatataaatactttaaattaaaatatcataAGTAGTTAAAAGTATATCTGACACGATGAGAATAGATCCTCTCATATTGATTTTTCTGATGACTTTTGTCATGTGTGATATCTCACAATTCATTTAAAATATGAGACCCAAGTGAAATGTCATACATGATAGAATCATGTGAAAAATTATCGAGACGATCTATTCTCCTAAACATGATTATTTTTGCAttctcttttaagttatttccATACACGTGCAAGCAATTCAACTAATCAACTAATATCTTACAACGACACAGGAACAAAAAACCAAAGGGTACAGTTCTTCCTCCACCAATTACAGTTCCTCCTCAACCACAATCTATAACAGAGCCCTACGAGAAATTTCAGCAGGACAATTCTTCTTCAAATGCTCCCTTGTCCTTTGGAGTTCCAACCTTTCTCTTGGTCACCAGGCTCTTGGCAATTCTGGCAATGACACAGCCATTGATGTAAAAAGAATGCTAGATGGTGTAATAGGTGTTTTTGAAGGGAATGGAGAAAAAGAAAGACCAAGTGAAGAAGCAAAAAAGTAAGGAACCAAATTAATGTGGAAGCTGCTTCTAATGCTCTTTTCATATGCTTGGAGATTATTAAGAACCACTGATTCTCTGCTAACAGCACTTACtgctaattttatatttactttactCCTGTCCTCTCAAGATAAGTTTTAAATGCTTTgatcagaagaagaaaaaaaaatgtttccaTAAGCACACTTGGTCATTAGCAATGTAACATGGAGAAGTATTAAAACACTCATTATTTGAAATGTAATATCCTCAGCATGTGATGTACAAATTTGGATATCCAGAATTAAATGTTTATGGAACAGAGATGCAACCACTTGTGTATAGTAAGGCACTAAACCtaatattagatattttaattgTATTGCAGTTGTAATCGACATAATTCAAGTGACCAATATCTCACTCAGCATTAGCAATTTAGTTTCTTAGCACAAGGTAATTCAGTAAATAAAAACATCTGATGAATTGTTCAACAATTTTGTTGATTTTCCTTTCAACAACTAAATTTTACCATATCCATTTAGATGCAGAAGATAGCAACTCAATTAATCTGCAAACAGAAATAAGTTCCCTAAACCTGATTTTAAAATTTACCAGATATTTGATTTTGCCTTGATAGAATTTCCTGCAAAAAGCTTAGTATGCTACAGCAGCATCTCTCAAGAAAAACTTGGGCACATAAAAACCAATACAATTCATTGAAATCACAAAAGGGAAATATATTTCACATTGTTAACATACAAAGCTAAACTACACTAAGGTCATCTCAGAATAATTGTCATCAAACTAGTGGCACAGAAAACCTATATTCTATATCAAGTTCTTTACAAAATCAACAATTAGAGAATTATGGTTACTCTCTCAACTCAAAGTTCACTGGGCTCGAAGGCAGTTCCAAGTGTTCTTCATTGTTGCAGTGTTCTGGAGAGCTGATCCCACTCCAATGCCACATCCGGGACTGCCCTTCAGGAATCGACAGCTCAGGTTCCTCGTCAGATTCCCAGTGCTCGCTCTCAGACTAGAAACGACAGAGAGTTAGATAGAAACATGACAAGGAGAGAAAGACCAAGACCAGGATAAAAGTTAAGGATCTACAATCGAACCTCAATTTTGATATTCAAAGGTGGTTCAGCTGAAACCTTCAAGTCCCTAAAACAATCTGATCAaatcaagaaaattaaagaataaatatGTAAACTATGTTCCAACCTGAActtcacaataaaaaataaaatttaattttgatgtgatGTGAATATAACGCAGCTTTACACGTGTATCCAATTACCTAAAGTCACCTAGCAAAAATAACTTCTTTTCACATTGACAAAAGAACGGAAGCGATTGGACCACTTGCTTAAGTGTTAAGTGCATCAAAATTCATGTAATAGAAAAACTAGCATTCCCTTAGTCAAGCAACAACAAAACACAATAACCGAACACGAACTTGTAATCATTACCATTCATTATGAAGCGAAAATCCAGAGCCTTAGATTGTGCTTCGACACACCTCCGATGATCGTGCCGGCACATCTCTTCACCAATTGcagaaggaaaaagaggttccTCCTCTCTCAATGACTTCAgggttttcttttcctttatctcCAGAAGAGGCAACTTCCCTGTGTTTGAAATGTCAGAAAGAACCTTCCTACTGCCACCACCACCGGTCTTCGATTTCCCAGAAGCCGTGTTATTCGCTGTCCTGATGTTACTGGATTCAAGATTCTTTGCCTTTgcagaagaagaaacaaaaacgGCTCCATCGTTCATAATAACAgagatgttattattattattattattatcgagaTTAGACTTAATAATCTGTTTGGATGGACGAGTAACCGAAACAGAGGGTTTGGCTGAGGCATCGAGGGGTTTGTTCCCTGCATTATTGGATACATCAGAAAGAGGCTTTCTTCCCGAAACTTTCCTGGGAGCTGCATAATCAAGAATCAGAAAGAAACAGTTAACACACCAAGAAATTTGTAGTTTTTGATTTTGCGAGAAAAAAAAGTGGAATCGGCCAAGAGTCAAGTTTTCGATAATATGATTCGAATTTTCAGGAGttcaatatgataaaaataacttAGATTATTGGTAGAAAACtcggttgaaaaaaaaaaagaaacgagaAAGAGTACCGTAGGCGTTGGTGTCTTGAAACAAGCGCCCAGTTCGTGGTGGCGCTGCCATTTGTGTTGTGCTCAGGAGGTTGGAGGTCAGGCAACCAGCACAGTGTGGAAGTGAGACTGGGTGGCGGAAGTGGCGGAGGTATGGCGGTGCCGGCGGTCAAAGTAAGATTGTGAGAAACCGAAAGTGTTAATACTTAATACACACTCATCTTCCCCGTTTTTAAATCGAGGGATTATGAGTTTATGACCGTTGTGGCAGTGAGAATGTCATAACTGCCCTCTACGCATAGTTGGGTCAAGTTACAAATTTATTAACTTATTGGTTTAAATGAGAAATTATTGGTTGAATAAGTAAAATTGATCTTACGTATAATTGAttttacgtaaataaaaaatataaaataataaaaaaaattaaaattaaaatttaaaatatatatttttactaatattttataaaaaattaagtcttaaattttaaaaataattaatataaaatttatctatACTATTATAATAGTATTTTAGtttgacacaataaaaataacaaattttataaTATCAATAGATTTTAATACTagtatcaaaacaaataactttAATCATAATACTAGCATtgaaatagatcaagtaaattaataaatttttagtgaaatttatatttatattaataatgatacATCGTTAAAATATcattaatttgaaaaatagaaaatacaaaatta contains:
- the LOC112702831 gene encoding uncharacterized protein, with the translated sequence MEVYGKSMVAAPANVIYLSSILGQDGPVPVHKCDWKCQNENVCGNMYRCKLTGLTHICDKNCNQRILYDNHSSLCLASGKIFPLSQEEEQAVRGVRRKLDAENSLADSCGCKRRRDAQFHPSPFERSFSAVSPICSQVGDGMDMS
- the LOC112701298 gene encoding pathogenesis-related thaumatin-like protein 3.5, with the translated sequence MSIWKFPTFFLVMFTFFSCSFSSIFTITNNCPYTIWPGTLSGAGSPSLATTGFRLDPGLSVKLTSVPGWSGRIWARTGCTFDATGTGKCQTGDCGGRLECDGNGAAPPTSLFEITLGKGTDQDYYDVSMVDGYNLPLLAQPRGVYGGAACNATGCVTDINRGCPKELQVVGGDGYQDEGGVVGCRSACEAFGSDQYCCSGAFANPTTCQPSYYSTIFKRACPRAYSYAFDDGTSTFTCKAYEYDIVFCPSSYSYFHTRASNSTNQLISYNDTGTKNQRVQFFLHQLQFLLNHNL
- the LOC112702832 gene encoding uncharacterized protein; its protein translation is MAAPPRTGRLFQDTNAYAPRKVSGRKPLSDVSNNAGNKPLDASAKPSVSVTRPSKQIIKSNLDNNNNNNNISVIMNDGAVFVSSSAKAKNLESSNIRTANNTASGKSKTGGGGSRKVLSDISNTGKLPLLEIKEKKTLKSLREEEPLFPSAIGEEMCRHDHRRCVEAQSKALDFRFIMNDCFRDLKVSAEPPLNIKIESESEHWESDEEPELSIPEGQSRMWHWSGISSPEHCNNEEHLELPSSPVNFEIAKSLVTKRKVGTPKDKGAFEEELSC